A stretch of Spirochaetota bacterium DNA encodes these proteins:
- a CDS encoding PHP domain-containing protein gives MLLKGCLHTHTTCSDGTLTPQQVALRYEEKGYDFIAFTDHDYLLKPGYDEIYSNVKSNMIIFAGIEMTVFLKGYIHVNRIFGDNQLLHIFNHLPEYDLDIEQIMDRLYDLQNMFTIDAMEITSKGFKVKRFDEMTFPHPSIVSDDAHTAIGIGRAWIELDAKRDKDSILKAIKHGDFWNCYC, from the coding sequence CATGTTCTGATGGGACGCTTACACCTCAGCAGGTAGCTTTGCGTTATGAAGAAAAAGGTTACGATTTTATAGCTTTTACCGATCATGATTACCTTTTAAAGCCTGGTTATGATGAAATTTATAGTAATGTTAAATCAAATATGATTATTTTTGCAGGTATTGAAATGACTGTTTTCTTGAAAGGATATATCCATGTAAACAGGATATTTGGTGATAATCAGTTGCTTCATATATTCAATCATCTGCCTGAGTATGACCTTGATATAGAACAGATTATGGATAGGCTTTATGATCTTCAAAACATGTTCACCATTGATGCAATGGAAATAACCAGCAAAGGTTTTAAAGTTAAACGTTTTGACGAAATGACATTTCCACATCCTTCGATTGTGTCTGATGATGCTCACACAGCTATAGGCATTGGCAGGGCATGGATTGAACTGGATGCAAAAAGGGATAAGGATTCAATATTAAAAGCTATTAAGCATGGTGATTTCTGGAACTGTTATTGTTAG